A portion of the Pseudomonas protegens CHA0 genome contains these proteins:
- a CDS encoding GtrA family protein has protein sequence MIALAIQTMKFLLVGVLNTLTGLAAIYAIMYFTSLGPLTANAVGYAVGLAISFILNSIWTFKSTNPARHSFPKYILCAIIAYLLNAAAVLLALNALKINPYIAQLCGIVIYSTVMFIACKLFIFKNNAS, from the coding sequence ATGATTGCACTGGCCATTCAGACGATGAAATTCTTACTTGTCGGCGTGTTAAACACGCTGACAGGTTTGGCCGCTATCTATGCAATCATGTACTTTACATCCCTCGGCCCGCTGACGGCTAATGCTGTGGGTTATGCCGTAGGCTTGGCCATTAGCTTTATCCTGAATAGCATCTGGACATTTAAAAGCACGAACCCTGCGAGGCACTCGTTCCCTAAATATATACTGTGCGCCATTATCGCCTATTTATTGAACGCAGCTGCAGTGTTACTCGCGTTAAACGCCCTGAAAATCAATCCTTACATTGCGCAACTCTGTGGAATAGTAATTTACAGCACCGTGATGTTCATCGCCTGCAAATTATTCATCTTCAAAAATAACGCAAGTTAA
- a CDS encoding class I SAM-dependent methyltransferase, which translates to MSDNINPDKDQRVRAEFDLLADEYHDQHKENVAITGENPEFFSEYKIADLAALVADQKLPSASVFDFGSGIGNSLPFFRKYFPGSAITCGDVSSRSIEIAKIRFPGDERYVQIENTIPLPTHSQDIVFTACVFHHIPHEDHDHWLKELLRITKPGGILTIYEHNPLNPLTVKAVNTCPLDVNAKLILGRTMAKRATAGGWAKPSVDYKLFFPAFLSYLRPLERKLNWLALGAQYRMSARAPE; encoded by the coding sequence TTGAGCGATAATATCAACCCGGATAAAGATCAACGCGTACGTGCCGAATTCGATCTACTTGCTGACGAGTACCATGATCAGCATAAAGAGAACGTCGCAATTACCGGCGAAAACCCGGAGTTTTTTTCTGAATACAAAATTGCAGACTTGGCAGCGCTAGTAGCAGATCAAAAACTGCCCTCGGCCTCTGTTTTTGACTTCGGCAGCGGTATCGGAAACTCATTACCCTTCTTCAGAAAATATTTCCCTGGCAGTGCGATTACTTGCGGGGATGTCTCATCTCGCAGTATTGAAATCGCAAAAATCAGATTCCCCGGTGACGAAAGATACGTACAGATTGAAAACACTATCCCTTTGCCTACACACAGCCAGGATATCGTATTCACAGCTTGCGTCTTTCACCATATACCGCACGAAGACCATGATCACTGGTTAAAGGAGTTGCTACGCATCACCAAACCAGGAGGAATTCTAACGATATATGAGCATAACCCGCTGAATCCACTGACCGTAAAAGCGGTGAACACCTGCCCCCTTGATGTAAACGCAAAACTGATTCTGGGGCGGACTATGGCGAAACGCGCAACTGCCGGTGGCTGGGCAAAACCCAGCGTTGACTACAAACTTTTCTTTCCGGCCTTCTTGAGCTATCTGCGCCCGCTGGAGCGGAAGTTGAATTGGCTCGCACTAGGTGCTCAGTACCGTATGTCTGCGCGAGCGCCAGAATGA
- a CDS encoding glycosyltransferase family 2 protein, with product MAGPTLSVVIPCYNEEDGILELHRRVTAVCTEQLNDDYELVLINDGSRDSTWKIMQDLSQIDRRVVAINLSRNHGHQLALSAGLQLCRGNRVFILDADLQDPPELLSKMMERMDHGCDVVYGQRIKRDGETMFKKASAHFFYRMLNRMVDIDIPADTGDFRLMSRRAVDLLNGMPEHHRFIRGMVSWIGLKQEALPYERAARFAGETKYPLSKMIKFAIDAITGFSVRPLRMASYLGIGFGAATVLLLGYVLLHYFTGNSVEGWTSLAVIMLALGSMQLFVAGVMGEYLGRLYIETKGRPLFIIQEIVSSLDKEIKTEPNKETSN from the coding sequence ATGGCAGGGCCAACATTATCTGTAGTCATTCCTTGTTATAACGAGGAAGACGGGATTCTCGAGTTGCACCGACGAGTTACCGCCGTCTGTACAGAGCAACTTAACGATGACTACGAACTCGTCCTGATCAATGATGGATCCAGGGATTCAACGTGGAAAATCATGCAGGATCTGTCGCAAATTGATCGCCGCGTGGTTGCCATCAATCTCTCACGCAACCATGGTCATCAACTTGCATTGTCAGCCGGCTTGCAACTCTGTCGGGGCAATCGGGTTTTCATCCTCGACGCCGACCTTCAGGATCCTCCAGAACTGCTATCAAAAATGATGGAACGAATGGACCACGGATGCGACGTTGTCTACGGCCAGCGGATTAAACGCGACGGCGAGACGATGTTCAAAAAGGCTTCGGCTCACTTCTTCTATCGCATGCTTAACCGGATGGTAGACATCGACATCCCTGCAGATACCGGGGACTTCCGCCTGATGAGTCGTCGAGCCGTCGACTTGCTGAACGGAATGCCTGAGCATCATCGCTTTATTCGCGGAATGGTCAGTTGGATCGGTCTTAAGCAAGAAGCCCTTCCCTATGAGCGCGCAGCACGATTCGCCGGGGAAACAAAGTACCCGTTGTCGAAGATGATTAAGTTTGCAATAGATGCAATCACCGGATTCTCTGTACGCCCTTTGCGCATGGCATCGTATTTAGGCATTGGCTTCGGGGCGGCCACAGTACTGCTATTGGGTTATGTGTTGCTTCACTACTTCACAGGCAACAGTGTAGAAGGATGGACATCCCTGGCAGTGATCATGCTGGCGCTGGGCAGCATGCAGTTATTTGTTGCTGGTGTCATGGGAGAGTATTTGGGAAGACTCTATATAGAAACCAAAGGCCGACCTTTGTTTATTATTCAAGAGATAGTCTCATCTCTGGACAAGGAGATCAAAACGGAGCCCAACAAGGAGACATCGAATTGA
- the galE gene encoding UDP-glucose 4-epimerase GalE, producing the protein MTAKNVLVIGGAGYIGSHMVRMLTEEGLGAVVLDDLSSGFADTVPQSVPLIVGDAGNRELLEQIFQEHEIDAVMHFASYIQVGESVLQPAKYYENNLSKTLALLASMAHHQIKNFIFSSTAAIFGSPTNGAICEAHQTVPINPYGRSKLAVEQVLPDYEQAYGIRHVCLRYFNAAGAQPDGSLGERHEPETHLIPLAINAALGNGPSLKIFGDDYSTADGTCVRDYIHVCDIAAAHLSALNHLRNQGDSLKLNLGNGAGYSVKDVLNSVQRITRQAVPHEFVARRMGDPSVLVADSAQARKALNWTPRYPALDDIIAHAYAWHSSM; encoded by the coding sequence GTGACGGCGAAAAACGTACTGGTTATTGGGGGCGCCGGTTATATAGGTTCTCACATGGTGAGAATGCTGACTGAAGAGGGCTTGGGAGCCGTCGTGCTCGACGACCTGAGTTCCGGGTTTGCCGACACCGTGCCTCAGAGCGTGCCTCTTATTGTCGGGGACGCTGGTAATCGCGAACTCCTCGAGCAAATTTTTCAGGAACATGAGATCGACGCAGTAATGCATTTTGCTTCCTACATTCAAGTGGGGGAATCGGTCCTGCAGCCTGCGAAGTATTACGAGAACAATCTGAGCAAGACCCTCGCCTTGCTGGCGAGCATGGCGCACCATCAGATCAAGAACTTCATATTTTCATCTACTGCGGCCATTTTTGGGAGCCCTACCAACGGCGCTATTTGCGAGGCTCACCAAACCGTTCCGATAAATCCTTATGGCCGATCCAAGCTCGCAGTCGAGCAGGTTCTACCTGATTACGAACAGGCCTACGGTATACGTCACGTGTGCCTGCGGTACTTTAACGCTGCAGGCGCTCAACCAGACGGTTCGCTAGGCGAGCGCCATGAGCCGGAAACGCACTTGATACCTTTGGCAATCAATGCCGCCCTGGGCAACGGCCCTTCGCTGAAAATTTTTGGCGATGACTATTCAACTGCCGATGGCACATGCGTGCGCGACTACATTCACGTCTGCGACATAGCCGCCGCCCACCTGTCGGCATTGAATCATTTGCGAAATCAGGGCGACTCCCTGAAGCTGAACCTGGGGAACGGCGCCGGCTATAGCGTTAAAGATGTTCTGAATAGCGTGCAACGAATCACTCGCCAGGCAGTTCCTCATGAGTTTGTAGCCAGGCGCATGGGCGACCCATCAGTGCTCGTCGCGGACTCCGCACAGGCAAGGAAGGCTTTGAACTGGACCCCACGTTACCCTGCTCTAGACGATATCATTGCCCATGCCTATGCATGGCATTCGTCCATGTAA
- a CDS encoding CPBP family intramembrane glutamic endopeptidase, translating to MTALPWMYLALLSIGYALALSYGQLGLLAALSILLLLAAGFAVRQQRSRVGQYLGHGLFVVLALALAMHWLPGFYNGRAIDPQRFTDDAVPFSLYLNQDKPLIGFWLLLVCPWIVARRPLRLSICAMALALTLTAIAALGGAALLGVISWAPKWPEQAWLWVLNNLLLVTLVEEALFRGYIQGGLSRRFKQLPYGENLALFLAALLFGLVHLGAGWQWTLLATIAGVGYGLAYRFGGLGAAVVTHFGLNLLHFGLFTYPMLA from the coding sequence ATGACTGCTCTGCCATGGATGTACCTGGCACTTCTTTCCATTGGCTACGCACTGGCCCTGAGCTACGGGCAACTGGGCCTGCTGGCCGCCCTGTCGATCTTGCTGCTGTTGGCTGCCGGCTTTGCCGTGCGCCAGCAACGCAGCCGCGTCGGCCAGTACCTGGGCCACGGCCTGTTCGTGGTGCTCGCCCTGGCCCTGGCCATGCACTGGCTGCCTGGGTTCTACAATGGCCGGGCCATCGACCCGCAACGCTTCACCGACGATGCCGTGCCCTTCTCCCTGTACCTGAACCAGGACAAGCCGCTGATCGGCTTCTGGCTGCTGCTGGTATGCCCGTGGATTGTTGCACGCCGCCCCCTGCGCCTGTCGATCTGTGCCATGGCGCTGGCGTTGACCCTGACGGCAATTGCCGCATTGGGCGGCGCTGCGTTGTTGGGCGTCATCAGTTGGGCGCCGAAGTGGCCGGAACAGGCTTGGCTATGGGTTTTGAATAACCTGCTTCTGGTGACGCTGGTGGAGGAAGCGCTATTTCGCGGGTACATCCAGGGCGGGTTAAGCCGTCGGTTCAAGCAGTTGCCGTATGGGGAGAATCTGGCGCTGTTTTTGGCGGCGTTGCTGTTCGGGTTGGTGCACTTAGGTGCGGGATGGCAATGGACGTTGCTGGCGACTATTGCTGGCGTCGGGTATGGACTAGCGTATCGGTTCGGGGGGTTGGGGGCCGCGGTTGTTACGCATTTCGGGCTGAATTTGCTGCATTTTGGGTTGTTTACTTATCCGATGTTGGCTTGA